The nucleotide window AATATGCTTTAGGTATGGCAGCGGGATATGCTCACAGTGCACAGGATAAAATTAATTTAAACAGTTCAAACCCTGCTGTAAGAAACAGAGTGCCGAGAGAAACAGTAGGTTTTGCAGTTAATAACGGAATTATTAATGTGAACGGAGAATACAGTGTCGGTATGTATGGGGCACATGCAGGGAGCAGAGTGGAAAATCACGGAACTATTAATTTGAATAAAAGTAATACAATAGGAATGTTCTTAGACACAGGAGCCTACGGATATAACTACGGAACTATTCAAAGTAACGGAACAGGATTGAAAAATATTGTGGGAATTGTTGTAAGAAACGGAGCAACAATAGAAAATCACGGTACTATTCAAATAAATGCTTCAAATGCCCGTGGATTTATTTCCAAAAGAGATGAAGGCGGACAAAATCCCGGAATTATTAAAAACTACGAAAATATAATAATTACAGGTCCGGGAGCAAAAGATGATGAATATCAGGCTAAAGAAGATCTGGGGAAATCAATGGGAGGAATTAAAATTGATGCTCCTGCAGGCTCTGAAACAGCTGTAATTACAGTTACTCCTCCAACTCCGGGAGTAGTCGTACAACCTGAATTAGTATCTAAAATACAGGGAGAAAGACTACCTGAAGTGTCTACAATCGGAATGTATATAGATACAATAACTCCGACAGCACCTATTGCAGGAATGAATAATCTTTCGGGAGTTACTAATGCTGATTTGATTATCGGTACAGAAGCCGCAGAACATACAAACAGTAAATATATATTGGTGGATCCTTCATTGCTGAAACCTTATAATGATGCAATTCTTGCAAATTCTCAAATTGAAAGATGGAATATTTATTCGGGATCATTGACATGGATGGCAAGTATAGCACAGGATCAAAGTAATAATTCTATAAAAAATGCTTACTTAGTGAAAGTACCTTATACTCAGTGGGCAGGAAAAGAAGCAACACCTGTAGAAGTAACAGATACGTATAACTTCCTTAACGGATTGGAACAAAGATATAATATGAATGAGCTTTCTTCAAGAGAAAAAGCATTGTTCAATAAACTGAATAAAATAGGAAATAATGAAGAAATATTGTTATTTCAGGCGACGGATGAAATGATGGGACATCAGTATGCAACAGTCCAACAAAGAATGGTATCTACAGGAAAAGCATTGGATAAAGAGTTCACACATTTAAGAAAAGAATGGGATAATAAGTCTAAACAATCGAACAAAATAAAAGTATTCGGAATGAGAGACGAATACAAAACAGATACTGCAGGAATAATAGACTACACAAGTAATGCTTACGGAGTGGCTTATGTTCATGAATATGAAACAATAAAACTTGGAAACAGTTCAGGATGGTATGCAGGAGTAGTAAACGATACATTCAAGTTTAAAGATATAGGAAGATCGAAAGAAAATACTACTATGTTGAAACTTGGAGTGTTTAAGTCGACTGCATTTGACCATAACGGAAGTTTGAACTGGACAATATCGGGAGAAGGTTATATAGCAAGAAGCGATATGCATAGAAAGTTCTTAATAGTAGATGAAATCTTTAATGCGAAATCAAGCTACAACAGTTATGGAGCAGCAATCAAAAATGAGATTTCTAAAGAATTCAGAACAAGCGAAAGAACAAGTATAAAACCATATGGAAGTTTAAAACTTGAATACGGAAGATTCAATACAATAAAGGAAAAAACAGGAGAAGTAAGACTTGAAGTAAAAGGAAATGATTATTACTCTATAAAACCTGAAGTAGGAATCGAATTCAAATATAAACAACTGATGGCAGTAAGAACGACATTTACTACTACATTAGGTTTAGGATATGAAAACGAGTTTGGAAAAGTAGGAGATGTTAAGAATAAAGGAAGAGTGGCGTATACAGATGCAGACTGGTTTAATATAAGAGGGGAAAAGGATGACAGAAGAGGAAACTTTAAAGCAGACTTGAACCTTGGAATAGAGAACCAAAGATTCGAAGTAACATTGAATGCAGGATATGACACAAAAGGTAAAAATGTAAGAGGAGGATTAGGATTTAGAGTAATTTACTAATCATGGAAAACTGGTAGAAATAAAATTCTATCAGTTTTTTATTTTGGGACTACGATTGAAGTTTAAAATATGCTATAATAAAATACAAAAAATTAAAATAGAAATTGGAGAAATTGGTAGAAATATGAAAAAGTTTAATTACAGTTATGCCCTTTTGATTTTTATAGTGGCATTTAATCTAAGATTGGGAATATCGAGTGTTCCGCCTATTCAGTTAATAATACAGGAAAGTTTGAAGCTGTCTAATTTAGAAGTAAGTTTACTGACGGGAATGCCTGTTATATGTATGGGAATATTTGCTTTTCTTGTAGGAAAAGTGCAGGAAAAATACGGAATGAGAAAAAGTATATTTGCATTACTTTTAGTGTTGGGAATAGGGACTCTTGCGAGAGGTTTTGTAAATGATTATGTATTTTTGCTTATAACTACTTTTTGCATAGGATTTTCCATTGCAATAATAGGTCCGTTGTTATCAGGATTTATAAAAAAAGAATTTCCTGATCACGGAAGTATTCTTATAGGAATATACTCGTCAGCTATGGGAATAGGTTCTCTTGTCGTATCAAATACTACAAAAGGAATTACCGACTTGTGGAACTGGCAATGGGGATTGGCTGTATGGGGGATTATTTCAATAGCGGCAGGGATAGTATGG belongs to Pseudoleptotrichia goodfellowii and includes:
- a CDS encoding autotransporter outer membrane beta-barrel domain-containing protein, which codes for MNGTSLDIGNGSYGIINDGTGNTVNSRNTAQTVKNDTVYMYSKDATGNINNYTKLTSTGNVNYGLYGAGEINNYADIDFKTGYGNVGIYSSIDINTANTSHTKAVNHNGYKIEVGDSYIDPNGHSENNKYALGMAAGYAHSAQDKINLNSSNPAVRNRVPRETVGFAVNNGIINVNGEYSVGMYGAHAGSRVENHGTINLNKSNTIGMFLDTGAYGYNYGTIQSNGTGLKNIVGIVVRNGATIENHGTIQINASNARGFISKRDEGGQNPGIIKNYENIIITGPGAKDDEYQAKEDLGKSMGGIKIDAPAGSETAVITVTPPTPGVVVQPELVSKIQGERLPEVSTIGMYIDTITPTAPIAGMNNLSGVTNADLIIGTEAAEHTNSKYILVDPSLLKPYNDAILANSQIERWNIYSGSLTWMASIAQDQSNNSIKNAYLVKVPYTQWAGKEATPVEVTDTYNFLNGLEQRYNMNELSSREKALFNKLNKIGNNEEILLFQATDEMMGHQYATVQQRMVSTGKALDKEFTHLRKEWDNKSKQSNKIKVFGMRDEYKTDTAGIIDYTSNAYGVAYVHEYETIKLGNSSGWYAGVVNDTFKFKDIGRSKENTTMLKLGVFKSTAFDHNGSLNWTISGEGYIARSDMHRKFLIVDEIFNAKSSYNSYGAAIKNEISKEFRTSERTSIKPYGSLKLEYGRFNTIKEKTGEVRLEVKGNDYYSIKPEVGIEFKYKQLMAVRTTFTTTLGLGYENEFGKVGDVKNKGRVAYTDADWFNIRGEKDDRRGNFKADLNLGIENQRFEVTLNAGYDTKGKNVRGGLGFRVIY